In Streptomyces alboniger, the following are encoded in one genomic region:
- a CDS encoding adenylate/guanylate cyclase domain-containing protein gives MTVDDTGSGEGAQRGPDAGTDASAIPEVEDEKADGESAKNPLALQLEQLILGADRRYTPFQAARSAGVSMELASRFWRAMGFPDIGQAKALTEADVLALRRLAGLVEAGLLSEAMAVQVARSTGQTTARLAEWQIDSFLEGLTEPPEPGMTRTEVTYPLIELLLPELEEFLVYVWRRQLAAATGRVVQAADDEEMVDRRLAVGFADLVGFTRLTRRMEEEELGELVEAFETTAADLVAAHGGRLIKTLGDEVLYAADDAGTAAEIALRLIETMANDETMPELRVGMAFGTVTTRMGDVFGTTVNLASRLTSIAPRDAVLVDGAFAEDLTRTGDAPASEAQAAEAAAAAEKEGEEPPSYRFALQPMWQRPVRGLGVVEPWLLARRTP, from the coding sequence GTGACCGTCGATGACACGGGCTCCGGCGAGGGCGCACAGCGCGGCCCCGACGCCGGGACGGACGCCTCCGCGATCCCCGAAGTGGAGGACGAGAAGGCGGACGGCGAGTCCGCGAAGAACCCCCTCGCCCTCCAGCTCGAACAGCTCATCCTCGGAGCCGACCGCCGCTACACCCCCTTCCAGGCGGCCCGCAGCGCGGGCGTCTCGATGGAGCTGGCGTCCCGCTTCTGGCGGGCCATGGGCTTTCCCGACATCGGCCAGGCCAAGGCGCTGACAGAGGCCGACGTGCTCGCGCTGCGGCGCCTGGCCGGTCTCGTCGAGGCGGGGCTGCTCAGCGAGGCCATGGCGGTGCAGGTGGCCCGGTCGACCGGGCAGACCACCGCGCGGCTCGCCGAGTGGCAGATCGACTCCTTCCTGGAGGGGCTCACCGAGCCTCCCGAGCCGGGCATGACCCGCACGGAAGTCACGTATCCGCTCATCGAGCTGCTCCTGCCCGAGCTGGAGGAGTTCCTCGTCTACGTATGGCGCCGCCAGCTCGCCGCCGCCACCGGCCGCGTCGTGCAGGCCGCCGACGACGAGGAGATGGTCGACCGGCGGCTCGCCGTCGGCTTCGCCGATCTGGTCGGCTTCACCCGGCTGACCCGGCGCATGGAGGAGGAGGAACTCGGCGAACTCGTCGAGGCCTTCGAGACCACCGCCGCGGATCTCGTGGCCGCGCACGGCGGACGGCTCATCAAGACGCTCGGCGACGAGGTCCTGTACGCCGCCGACGACGCGGGCACGGCCGCGGAGATCGCGCTGCGCCTCATCGAGACCATGGCCAACGACGAGACCATGCCGGAGCTGCGCGTCGGGATGGCCTTCGGCACCGTGACGACGCGCATGGGCGACGTCTTCGGTACGACGGTCAACCTCGCGAGCCGCCTCACGTCGATAGCGCCGCGGGACGCCGTCCTGGTGGACGGGGCGTTCGCGGAGGACCTGACGCGCACCGGCGACGCCCCCGCCTCCGAGGCGCAGGCCGCGGAGGCGGCCGCCGCGGCGGAGAAGGAGGGCGAGGAGCCGCCGTCCTACCGGTTCGCGCTCCAGCCCATGTGGCAGCGGCCCGTGCGCGGCCTCGGCGTCGTCGAGCCCTGGCTCCTCGCCCGCCGTACGCCGTAA
- a CDS encoding enoyl-CoA hydratase/isomerase family protein — protein sequence MGDEQRYGEYVAVRRHGHVVELVLDRPKAMNAVSSEMARSVAAACAALSEDRDARVVVVTSTHERAFCVGADLKERNSLSDAELLRQRPTSRACYTSVLELPMPTVAAVHGFALGGGFELALSCDVIVADPSAVVGLPEVSVGVIPGGGGTQLLPRRVGAARAAELIFSARRVEAAEARELGLVDLLVGEGEARTEALALGARMAANSPVGLRAAKRALRLGHGLDLRAGLEVEDAAWRTVAFSGDRAEGVAAFNEKRKPEWPGE from the coding sequence ATGGGTGACGAGCAGCGGTACGGGGAGTACGTGGCGGTCAGGCGGCACGGTCATGTCGTCGAACTCGTCCTGGACCGCCCCAAGGCCATGAACGCCGTCTCCTCGGAGATGGCCCGCTCCGTTGCCGCCGCCTGCGCCGCCCTGTCCGAGGACCGGGACGCCCGGGTCGTGGTCGTGACGTCCACGCATGAGCGGGCGTTCTGCGTGGGCGCCGACCTCAAGGAGCGGAACTCACTCAGCGACGCCGAGTTGCTGCGGCAGCGGCCCACGTCCCGGGCCTGCTACACCAGCGTCCTGGAGCTGCCCATGCCCACCGTCGCCGCCGTGCACGGCTTCGCGCTCGGTGGCGGGTTCGAACTCGCGCTCTCCTGTGACGTGATCGTCGCCGACCCGAGCGCGGTCGTCGGGCTGCCCGAGGTGTCCGTCGGCGTCATTCCGGGCGGTGGCGGTACGCAGCTCCTGCCGCGTCGCGTCGGTGCCGCCCGCGCCGCCGAGCTGATCTTCTCGGCGCGGCGCGTGGAGGCGGCCGAGGCGCGGGAGTTGGGGCTGGTCGACCTGCTGGTGGGCGAGGGCGAGGCGCGGACGGAAGCGCTCGCGCTGGGCGCCCGCATGGCCGCCAACTCACCGGTCGGCCTGCGGGCCGCCAAGCGTGCCCTGCGGCTGGGGCACGGCCTCGACCTGCGCGCGGGCCTCGAGGTGGAGGACGCGGCGTGGCGGACGGTGGCGTTCTCGGGCGACCGGGCGGAGGGCGTCGCGGCGTTCAACGAGAAGCGGAAGCCGGAGTGGCCCGGGGAGTAA
- a CDS encoding GGDEF domain-containing protein — translation MGEDVRLRAVVELAQGMAAAQTPRESWRAAALGACRGLSGSFAALSVWERDLGRLRVLVNAGERAEGEEEFPEGEAYPVHQFPEITEFLHERWAGGGEPNAWVETAEGPRGGHSAGYCHQRVTALRRRGRGCCVVAPIVLHGRAWGELYVARPVGAPVFGRSDADFATVLAAVAAAGIAQTERLEEARRLAFTDALTGLANRRAVDLRLDEAVERHRADGAVVSLVVCDVNGLKRVNDTRGHAVGDRLLERFGSILSLCGAMLPGTLAARLGGDEFCLLSVGPTADEVVRVADELCVRAAELEHGDGVACGVASTGDPIGPVRSARRLFRLADAAQYRAKAARAPKPVVAGREGPAGAQDSVIRLADSPPRTDEPGERRRFRGRGTPG, via the coding sequence ATGGGTGAGGATGTCCGGCTGCGGGCCGTGGTGGAGCTGGCGCAGGGAATGGCCGCCGCGCAGACTCCGCGTGAGTCCTGGCGGGCCGCCGCCCTCGGCGCCTGTCGCGGGCTGAGCGGCAGTTTCGCCGCGCTGTCCGTGTGGGAGCGGGACCTGGGACGGCTGCGGGTGCTCGTGAACGCGGGCGAACGGGCCGAGGGCGAGGAGGAGTTCCCGGAGGGGGAGGCGTACCCCGTCCACCAGTTCCCGGAGATCACCGAGTTCCTGCACGAGCGCTGGGCCGGCGGCGGCGAGCCGAACGCCTGGGTCGAGACGGCCGAGGGGCCGCGGGGCGGGCATTCAGCGGGCTACTGCCACCAGCGCGTCACGGCGCTGCGCCGCCGCGGCCGGGGCTGCTGTGTGGTCGCGCCGATCGTGCTGCACGGGCGGGCGTGGGGCGAGCTGTATGTGGCCAGGCCGGTGGGGGCGCCCGTCTTCGGCCGGTCCGACGCCGACTTCGCCACCGTCCTCGCGGCGGTGGCCGCCGCCGGGATCGCCCAGACCGAGCGCCTGGAGGAGGCGCGCCGGCTGGCCTTCACCGACGCGCTGACGGGGCTCGCCAACCGGCGGGCGGTGGACCTGCGCCTGGACGAGGCGGTGGAGCGGCACCGCGCCGACGGGGCCGTGGTGAGCCTGGTCGTCTGTGACGTGAACGGGCTCAAGCGGGTCAACGACACCCGGGGCCATGCCGTGGGCGACCGCCTCCTCGAACGCTTCGGCTCGATCCTCTCGCTCTGCGGGGCGATGCTGCCGGGGACGCTGGCGGCGCGGCTCGGCGGCGACGAGTTCTGTCTGCTCTCCGTGGGGCCCACCGCGGACGAGGTGGTCCGGGTCGCCGACGAACTGTGCGTACGGGCCGCCGAGTTGGAGCACGGCGACGGGGTCGCCTGCGGGGTCGCCTCCACCGGGGACCCGATCGGCCCGGTGCGCTCGGCCCGCCGCCTGTTCCGCCTCGCGGACGCGGCCCAGTACCGCGCGAAGGCCGCCCGCGCGCCGAAGCCGGTGGTGGCGGGCCGGGAGGGCCCGGCGGGCGCCCAGGATTCGGTGATCCGCCTCGCGGACTCGCCGCCGCGGACGGACGAGCCGGGGGAGCGCCGCAGGTTCCGGGGGCGGGGGACGCCGGGCTGA
- the hutH gene encoding histidine ammonia-lyase, producing the protein MHSVGIVALGTSGTTAADVVAVARGNARIELTEEARSALAASREIVDALAAKPDPVYGVSTGFGALASRHIGPDLRAQLQRNIVRSHAAGMGPRVEREVVRALMFLRLKTVCSGHTGVRPEVAQTMADVLNAGITPVVHEYGSLGCSGDLAPLSHCALTLMGEGDAEGPDDELRPAGELLAAHGITPVELREKEGLALLNGTDGMLGMLVMALADLENLYKSADVTAALTLEALLGTDKVLAPELHAIRPHPGQAASAANMLAVLAGSGLTGHHQDDAPRVQDAYSVRCAPQVAGAGRDTMAHARTVAERELAAAVDNPVVLPDGRVESNGNFHGAPVAYVLDFLAIAAADLGSIAERRTDRLLDKNRSHGLPPFLADDAGVDSGLMIAQYTQAALVSEMKRLAVPASADSIPSSAMQEDHVSMGWSAARKLRTAVDNLTRIVAIELYAATRAVELREGLTPAPATRAVIEAVRKAGVEGPGPDRFLAPDLAAADAFVRSGALLAAVEPVTGPLA; encoded by the coding sequence ATGCACAGCGTGGGCATCGTGGCCCTAGGGACGTCCGGGACGACCGCGGCGGACGTCGTCGCCGTCGCGCGGGGGAACGCGCGGATCGAACTGACCGAGGAGGCGCGGAGCGCTCTCGCCGCCTCGCGCGAGATCGTCGACGCGCTCGCGGCCAAGCCCGACCCCGTCTACGGCGTCTCGACCGGCTTCGGCGCCCTGGCCAGCCGCCACATCGGCCCCGACCTCCGCGCCCAGCTCCAGCGCAACATCGTCCGCTCGCACGCCGCCGGCATGGGCCCGCGCGTGGAGCGCGAGGTGGTCCGCGCGCTGATGTTCCTGCGCCTGAAGACGGTCTGCTCGGGCCACACGGGCGTACGCCCCGAGGTCGCGCAGACGATGGCCGACGTCCTCAACGCCGGGATCACCCCGGTCGTCCACGAGTACGGATCGCTCGGCTGCTCCGGTGACCTGGCTCCCCTCAGCCACTGCGCGCTGACGCTGATGGGCGAGGGCGACGCCGAAGGCCCCGACGACGAGCTGAGGCCCGCGGGCGAGCTGCTCGCCGCGCACGGCATCACCCCGGTCGAGCTGCGCGAGAAGGAGGGCCTGGCCCTCCTGAACGGCACCGACGGCATGCTGGGGATGCTCGTCATGGCCCTCGCCGACCTGGAGAACCTCTACAAGTCGGCCGACGTCACGGCGGCCCTCACCCTCGAAGCCCTGCTCGGCACGGACAAGGTCCTCGCCCCCGAGCTGCACGCCATCCGCCCGCACCCGGGCCAGGCCGCGTCCGCCGCCAACATGCTCGCGGTCCTTGCCGGTTCGGGCCTCACCGGCCACCACCAGGACGACGCGCCGCGCGTCCAGGACGCGTACTCGGTGCGCTGCGCCCCGCAGGTCGCGGGCGCGGGCCGCGACACCATGGCGCACGCCCGTACGGTCGCCGAACGCGAGCTGGCCGCCGCCGTCGACAACCCCGTCGTGCTGCCCGACGGCCGCGTGGAGTCCAACGGCAACTTCCACGGCGCCCCCGTGGCGTACGTCCTCGACTTCCTCGCGATCGCCGCCGCCGACCTCGGCTCGATCGCCGAACGCCGCACGGACCGCCTCCTCGACAAGAACCGCTCGCACGGCCTGCCGCCCTTCCTCGCGGACGACGCGGGCGTCGACTCGGGCCTGATGATCGCCCAGTACACGCAGGCGGCCCTGGTCAGCGAGATGAAGCGGCTGGCGGTCCCCGCGTCGGCCGACTCCATCCCGTCCTCCGCCATGCAGGAGGACCACGTCTCCATGGGCTGGTCGGCCGCGCGCAAACTGCGTACGGCCGTCGACAACTTGACCCGCATCGTGGCGATCGAGCTGTACGCCGCCACGCGCGCCGTCGAACTGCGCGAGGGCCTCACCCCGGCCCCCGCCACCCGGGCGGTCATCGAGGCCGTCCGCAAGGCGGGCGTCGAGGGGCCGGGCCCGGACCGCTTCCTCGCCCCGGACCTGGCGGCGGCGGACGCGTTCGTCCGCTCGGGCGCGCTGCTCGCGGCAGTGGAGCCGGTCACCGGCCCGCTGGCCTAG
- a CDS encoding AAA family ATPase, with protein MNGGPAIAPPWDILLIGGASGIGKSRVAAQLAEESAAFVVEFDDVVGAVRAVTTAEGHPGLHRFDGLDVSRLSPAVVLDLQIATAEALDPALLGVVRNRLTVDVPAVIEGDYLTPAAAALAVREGAAAGREVRAVFLHEGDPHRIAANYACREPDSGDQSERAEVSASYSHWLARQAALHALPVVDARPWGTLTPRIRQALRGGPPV; from the coding sequence CTGAACGGCGGCCCGGCCATCGCGCCACCCTGGGACATCCTGCTGATCGGCGGCGCGTCCGGCATCGGCAAGAGCCGGGTCGCCGCCCAACTGGCCGAGGAGTCGGCGGCGTTCGTCGTCGAATTCGACGACGTGGTCGGCGCGGTCCGGGCGGTCACCACGGCCGAGGGGCACCCCGGGCTCCACCGTTTCGACGGCCTTGACGTCTCCCGGCTCTCCCCGGCGGTGGTCCTGGACCTGCAGATCGCCACCGCCGAGGCCCTGGACCCCGCGCTCCTCGGGGTCGTGCGCAACCGCCTGACCGTCGACGTGCCCGCCGTGATCGAGGGCGACTACCTCACGCCCGCCGCGGCCGCGCTCGCCGTGCGCGAGGGCGCCGCGGCCGGGCGCGAGGTGCGGGCCGTGTTCCTCCATGAGGGCGACCCGCACCGGATCGCGGCCAACTACGCCTGCCGGGAGCCCGACAGCGGGGACCAGTCCGAGCGCGCCGAGGTCAGCGCCTCGTACTCCCACTGGCTCGCGCGGCAGGCGGCCCTGCACGCGCTGCCCGTGGTCGACGCGCGCCCCTGGGGCACGCTCACACCCCGCATCCGGCAGGCCCTGCGCGGGGGCCCGCCGGTCTGA
- a CDS encoding LPXTG cell wall anchor domain-containing protein, protein MLTATAAGALLGALWFVPSANATSTGSHESARDDRPATSAAPHHETTASTGRLADTGGFDTTPYVIGGTAFLGLGAGFVAYSVRRERSAAARGAAY, encoded by the coding sequence ATGCTGACCGCCACCGCCGCAGGAGCCCTCCTCGGCGCCCTGTGGTTCGTCCCCTCCGCGAACGCGACCTCCACCGGGTCGCACGAGAGCGCCCGGGACGACAGGCCCGCGACCTCGGCAGCGCCCCACCACGAGACGACCGCGTCCACCGGCCGCCTCGCGGACACCGGCGGCTTCGACACGACTCCGTACGTGATCGGCGGGACGGCGTTCCTCGGCCTGGGAGCGGGCTTCGTCGCCTACTCCGTACGCAGGGAGCGGTCGGCCGCGGCGCGCGGCGCGGCGTACTGA
- a CDS encoding L,D-transpeptidase encodes MTDSRRRKPGRGRKGLAAVSALVGGVLVLSACNGDDGDKASGGKESQSRVDEAAAKKTSAAQIRIAPKNGSDNASINSAAKVSVSDGTLTAVTMKTGAGKAVAGQISADKKSWKPSAQLERATKYEISATAKDSEGRKAHENSTFTTVSPANSFIGNFTPEDGSTVGVGMPVSINFDKGITNKKEVQSAIKVSSTSGQEIAGHWFGNNRLDFRPEDYWKGNSTVTLKMSLDGVEGADGVYGVQQKTVQFKIGRNQVSVVDAKTKTMKVTRDGKVVKTIPISAGSPENKTYNGKMVISEMFKETRMDGATVGFKDGDGKGEYDIKDVPHAMRLSSSGTFIHGNYWGSPSIFGNANTSHGCIGLEDAKGAGDKSKPGAWFFDNTITGDVVDVRNTGDKTIAPDNGLNGWNMDWAQWKAGSAV; translated from the coding sequence ATGACGGACAGTAGGCGTCGCAAGCCGGGGCGTGGACGCAAGGGCCTGGCGGCCGTGTCCGCTCTCGTCGGCGGCGTGCTCGTGCTCTCGGCGTGCAACGGCGACGACGGCGACAAGGCCTCCGGCGGCAAGGAGTCCCAGAGCCGGGTCGACGAGGCGGCCGCCAAGAAGACCTCCGCCGCCCAGATCAGGATCGCGCCGAAGAACGGCTCCGACAACGCCAGCATCAACAGCGCGGCCAAGGTCTCGGTCAGCGACGGCACACTCACCGCCGTGACCATGAAGACCGGCGCCGGCAAGGCCGTGGCCGGTCAGATATCCGCTGACAAGAAGAGCTGGAAGCCCAGCGCCCAGCTCGAACGCGCCACGAAGTACGAGATCTCGGCCACCGCCAAGGACTCCGAGGGCCGCAAGGCGCACGAGAACTCGACGTTCACGACCGTCTCACCGGCCAACAGCTTCATCGGCAACTTCACGCCCGAGGACGGCTCCACGGTCGGCGTCGGCATGCCCGTGTCGATCAACTTCGACAAGGGCATCACGAACAAGAAGGAAGTCCAGTCCGCGATCAAGGTGTCGTCCACCAGCGGCCAGGAGATCGCCGGCCACTGGTTCGGCAACAACCGCCTGGACTTCCGTCCGGAGGACTACTGGAAGGGCAACTCCACCGTCACGCTCAAGATGAGCCTCGACGGCGTCGAGGGTGCCGACGGTGTCTACGGCGTCCAGCAGAAGACCGTCCAGTTCAAGATCGGGCGCAATCAGGTCTCCGTCGTCGACGCCAAGACGAAGACGATGAAGGTGACGCGTGACGGGAAGGTCGTGAAGACCATCCCGATCTCCGCGGGCTCGCCCGAGAACAAGACGTACAACGGCAAGATGGTGATCTCCGAGATGTTCAAGGAGACCCGCATGGACGGCGCGACCGTCGGCTTCAAGGACGGCGACGGCAAGGGCGAGTACGACATCAAGGACGTGCCGCACGCCATGCGCCTGTCCTCGTCGGGCACGTTCATCCACGGCAACTACTGGGGCTCGCCGTCGATCTTCGGCAACGCCAACACGAGCCACGGGTGCATCGGCCTCGAGGACGCCAAGGGCGCGGGCGACAAGAGCAAGCCCGGCGCGTGGTTCTTCGACAACACCATCACCGGTGACGTCGTCGACGTCCGCAACACCGGCGACAAGACCATCGCCCCGGACAACGGCCTCAACGGCTGGAACATGGACTGGGCGCAGTGGAAGGCCGGCTCCGCCGTCTGA
- a CDS encoding S8 family peptidase, protein MKRACGAGIAAAVAVALAAGMTSPAGAQPVPAGDAIGAQGAAGGKQRVTLITGDRAVVDAKGRVVGLERAKGREHIPVQVRRSGGHTLLIPADAQRLIADGKIDQRLFDVTELNSKRNRAAQKKGLKLIVGYKGAAAGAKADVRSAGDTTVRRTLKSLNADAVTTPKDDAADLWAALTSGKGDARTAASGVSHVWLDGVRKASLDKSVKQIGADKAWAAGYDGKGVKIAVLDTGVDSTHPDLKGQVVGEKNFTPSPDAKDRYGHGTHVASTAAGTGAKSGGKLKGVAPAAKLLSGKVLGDDGYGEDSGIIAAMDWAVAEGADIVNLSLGGGDTPGVDPLEAQVDKLSAEKGILFAISAGNDGEPGSVGSPGSADSALTVGAVDDNDKLADFSSQGPRVGDGAIKPDVTAPGVDITAAAAPGSVIEQEVGQKPEGYLTISGTSMATPHVAGAAALLKQQHPDWKYAELKGALTASTKDGKYTPFQQGSGRIAVDKAIKQTVYADPVSVNFGAQQWPHADDKPVTKKVTYKNAGKDDITLDLTVSGKDPKGRTAPAGFFALGAKKVTVPAGGSASVDLTADSKRGAALDGTYSAYVVASGGGQSVRTAAVVENEVESYDLTLKFIGRDGAPAKFYDGDLEGISGLAKDKSYNPFDASGTVKVRVPKGGYILNSGIYADPEDFTKGADWIAQPKLSVTKDTTVTLDARTTKPVDVTVPAAGAKMAFAAPDFSVETSEMGYSFGWFLDSYANFRTRHLGPQITDGSVFQQWDGHWTDGDDTQYSVVTGSKVKQLATGYTRHFKASELAKVKVNLGASSTNKKGALNAFGDIPGSSSGSSLGIPRPLPSTRTLYVSTVDKAKWSLDMEQHAGTNPEGWPIVDAGYTLGAPQTYKAGQSYEKTFNTAVFGPRVGGTFGVFRQDNEIVGALPLFADGKNHLGSSLYTSVKTTLYRNGTKIGENDDPLVGGAPFKVSSGDAAYELKTSVKRSVKVAAATTRVDASFKFRSKKVESAKLPVSTARFSPVVDLRSRAKAGETQSVPVTVQGSAAGSNLKSLYVYVSYDYGQTWKEVEVRGGKISVKNPAKGEGISFHAKITDKKGNKSTLSLYNAFYGK, encoded by the coding sequence GTGAAGAGAGCGTGCGGGGCCGGCATCGCCGCGGCGGTCGCCGTCGCACTCGCGGCGGGCATGACCAGCCCGGCCGGCGCGCAGCCGGTACCGGCGGGGGACGCGATCGGCGCGCAGGGCGCGGCCGGGGGCAAGCAGCGCGTCACGCTGATCACCGGCGACCGGGCCGTCGTGGACGCCAAGGGCCGCGTGGTCGGCCTTGAGCGCGCCAAGGGACGGGAGCACATCCCCGTACAGGTGCGGCGCAGTGGCGGGCACACGCTGCTGATACCCGCCGACGCGCAGCGTCTGATAGCCGACGGCAAGATCGACCAGCGGCTGTTCGACGTCACCGAACTGAACTCCAAGCGCAACCGCGCGGCCCAGAAGAAGGGCCTCAAGCTCATCGTCGGCTACAAGGGAGCCGCGGCCGGCGCCAAGGCCGACGTCCGCTCCGCCGGTGACACCACGGTCCGCAGGACCCTGAAGTCGCTGAACGCCGACGCGGTCACCACCCCGAAGGACGACGCCGCCGACCTGTGGGCCGCGCTCACCAGCGGCAAGGGCGACGCCCGCACCGCCGCGTCCGGCGTGAGCCACGTCTGGCTCGACGGCGTCCGCAAGGCGAGCCTCGACAAGAGCGTCAAGCAGATCGGCGCCGACAAGGCGTGGGCCGCCGGGTACGACGGCAAGGGCGTCAAGATCGCCGTCCTGGACACCGGCGTCGACTCCACCCACCCGGACCTCAAGGGCCAGGTGGTCGGCGAGAAGAACTTCACGCCGTCGCCCGACGCCAAGGACCGCTACGGCCACGGCACGCACGTCGCGTCCACCGCGGCCGGTACCGGCGCCAAGTCGGGCGGCAAGCTCAAGGGCGTCGCGCCCGCCGCCAAGCTCCTCAGCGGCAAGGTCCTCGGCGACGACGGCTACGGCGAGGACTCCGGCATCATCGCGGCCATGGACTGGGCGGTGGCCGAGGGCGCGGACATCGTCAACCTCAGCCTCGGCGGCGGCGACACCCCGGGTGTCGACCCGCTCGAAGCGCAGGTCGACAAGCTCTCCGCGGAGAAGGGCATCCTCTTCGCGATCTCCGCGGGCAACGACGGCGAGCCCGGCTCCGTCGGCTCGCCGGGCAGCGCCGACTCCGCGCTGACCGTCGGCGCGGTCGACGACAACGACAAGCTGGCGGACTTCTCCAGCCAGGGTCCGCGGGTCGGCGACGGCGCGATCAAGCCCGATGTGACGGCTCCCGGTGTGGACATCACCGCGGCCGCCGCTCCGGGCAGCGTCATCGAGCAGGAGGTCGGCCAGAAGCCCGAGGGCTATCTGACGATCTCCGGTACGTCGATGGCGACCCCGCACGTCGCGGGCGCCGCCGCCCTGCTCAAGCAGCAGCACCCCGACTGGAAGTACGCCGAGCTGAAGGGCGCTCTGACCGCGTCCACGAAGGACGGCAAGTACACGCCGTTCCAGCAGGGCTCGGGCCGTATCGCCGTCGACAAGGCCATCAAGCAGACCGTCTACGCCGACCCGGTGTCGGTGAACTTCGGCGCCCAGCAGTGGCCGCACGCCGACGACAAGCCGGTCACCAAGAAGGTGACGTACAAGAACGCCGGCAAGGACGACATCACCCTCGACCTGACCGTCTCCGGCAAGGACCCGAAGGGCCGCACGGCCCCGGCCGGCTTCTTCGCCCTCGGCGCCAAGAAGGTGACCGTCCCCGCGGGCGGCTCGGCCTCGGTCGACCTGACCGCCGACTCCAAGCGGGGCGCCGCCCTGGACGGCACGTACTCCGCGTACGTCGTGGCGAGCGGTGGCGGACAGTCCGTGCGGACGGCCGCCGTCGTGGAGAACGAGGTGGAGTCGTACGACCTGACGCTCAAGTTCATCGGACGGGACGGCGCTCCCGCCAAGTTCTACGACGGTGACCTGGAGGGCATCTCCGGGCTCGCCAAGGACAAGTCCTACAACCCGTTCGACGCGTCCGGCACCGTCAAGGTGCGGGTGCCCAAGGGCGGCTACATCCTGAACTCCGGGATCTACGCGGACCCGGAGGACTTCACCAAGGGCGCCGACTGGATCGCGCAGCCCAAGCTGAGCGTCACCAAGGACACCACGGTGACCCTGGACGCGCGGACGACGAAGCCGGTGGACGTCACGGTGCCGGCGGCCGGCGCCAAGATGGCGTTCGCCGCTCCGGACTTCAGCGTCGAGACCTCGGAGATGGGCTACAGCTTCGGCTGGTTCCTCGACTCGTACGCGAACTTCCGTACGCGTCACCTCGGCCCGCAGATCACCGACGGCTCGGTGTTCCAGCAGTGGGACGGGCACTGGACCGACGGTGACGACACCCAGTACAGCGTCGTCACCGGCAGCAAGGTCAAGCAGCTCGCGACCGGCTACACCCGGCACTTCAAGGCGAGCGAGCTGGCCAAGGTGAAGGTGAACCTCGGCGCGTCCAGCACGAACAAGAAGGGCGCGCTCAACGCCTTCGGCGACATCCCCGGCAGTTCGAGCGGTTCCTCGCTCGGCATTCCGCGGCCGCTGCCCTCCACGCGGACGCTGTACGTGTCCACCGTGGACAAGGCGAAGTGGAGCCTCGACATGGAGCAGCACGCCGGGACCAACCCGGAGGGCTGGCCCATCGTCGACGCGGGTTACACGCTCGGCGCGCCGCAGACCTACAAGGCCGGTCAGAGCTACGAGAAGACCTTCAACACGGCGGTCTTCGGTCCGCGCGTCGGCGGCACCTTCGGCGTCTTCCGCCAGGACAACGAGATCGTGGGCGCCCTGCCGCTGTTCGCCGACGGCAAGAACCACCTGGGCTCCTCGCTCTACACGTCCGTGAAGACGACGCTGTACCGCAACGGCACCAAGATCGGCGAGAACGACGACCCGCTGGTCGGCGGAGCGCCGTTCAAGGTGTCCTCGGGCGATGCCGCGTACGAGCTGAAGACGTCCGTGAAGCGCTCCGTGAAGGTCGCCGCGGCCACCACCCGGGTCGACGCGAGCTTCAAGTTCCGCTCCAAGAAGGTGGAGAGCGCCAAGCTTCCCGTCTCCACGGCGCGGTTCAGCCCGGTGGTCGACCTGCGCAGCAGGGCGAAGGCCGGCGAGACGCAGTCCGTGCCGGTGACGGTCCAGGGCTCGGCGGCGGGCTCGAACCTCAAGTCCCTCTACGTCTACGTGTCCTACGACTACGGCCAGACGTGGAAGGAGGTCGAGGTGAGGGGCGGAAAGATCTCCGTGAAGAACCCCGCGAAGGGTGAGGGGATCTCCTTCCACGCCAAGATCACGGACAAGAAGGGGAACAAGTCGACGCTGTCGCTCTACAACGCGTTCTACGGCAAGTGA